From Myxococcales bacterium, a single genomic window includes:
- a CDS encoding twin-arginine translocation signal domain-containing protein codes for MQRRSFLKAAALAGLAISAPVITRDAGASAPYGGPFYIMVNAGGGWDPTFMFNPTLNQNHNRLYTEIKKIGNISYAPIPLDLAAMGLDTTTGYDPT; via the coding sequence ATGCAACGACGAAGCTTCTTGAAAGCAGCCGCGCTCGCGGGCCTCGCCATCTCGGCCCCCGTCATCACCCGGGATGCCGGGGCCTCCGCGCCCTACGGCGGCCCCTTCTACATCATGGTCAACGCGGGCGGCGGTTGGGACCCGACGTTCATGTTCAACCCAACTCTGAACCAGAACCACAACCGGCTCTACACGGAGATCAAGAAGATCGGGAACATCTCCTACGCGCCGATCCCCCTCGATCTCGCCGCGATGGGACTGGACACGACCACGGGCTACGACCCTACTTGA
- a CDS encoding WD40 repeat domain-containing protein, which produces MRGSTQALAALTLSAPILLATCTEQHVGVRPVVPAAGPSLTQASAAAPSEAASAPPVAEPISGPALKPSEVSFHEAPTIQFSAGATLKPKKLADRTAIYALSPDTKSWVIDGPNNTALLITPAFPKGISHSVWVPSAVFSDDGSKVLIWSTSDLVVLDVATGRTLAKHTGDICAARFSGASTIVFHESSKDEKARFWRWALDAPAPTALGALRDAEYCYASNDGASWLVESYDKRWYLDGRTGAVRPLAPPAKGATLSGAGNRSCIGSSAGLVCVRHTDERTERVWSRPTSERIVFESSGSHAMVTFAESSDGVYSSFALVDFETLTVRRLRGAKAQSGSLFALSPGAKLLTIGSRSGLYAYDLERAKVRFAAHSPLFGNFVFPHHPRVLVAGTDEPMDLFLVDVR; this is translated from the coding sequence GTGCGAGGTTCGACTCAGGCGCTTGCCGCTCTGACGCTGTCCGCTCCCATCCTGCTCGCTACCTGTACCGAGCAGCATGTCGGGGTCCGCCCCGTGGTGCCAGCAGCGGGGCCGTCGCTCACGCAGGCTTCCGCGGCAGCACCAAGCGAGGCAGCGAGCGCGCCCCCGGTCGCCGAGCCCATCAGCGGGCCAGCGCTGAAACCCAGCGAGGTGAGCTTTCATGAAGCTCCGACGATCCAGTTCAGCGCGGGGGCCACACTGAAGCCGAAAAAGCTCGCCGATCGGACGGCGATCTACGCGTTGTCGCCAGACACCAAGAGCTGGGTCATCGACGGTCCGAACAACACTGCCCTCCTGATCACACCGGCCTTTCCCAAGGGGATCTCTCATTCGGTCTGGGTCCCGAGCGCCGTGTTCTCCGACGACGGCTCGAAGGTCTTGATCTGGAGCACCTCGGATCTCGTGGTGCTCGACGTCGCGACGGGCCGAACGCTGGCAAAGCACACGGGGGACATCTGCGCCGCGCGCTTCTCGGGCGCGAGCACGATTGTATTTCACGAGTCATCGAAGGACGAGAAGGCACGCTTCTGGCGCTGGGCGCTCGACGCTCCGGCGCCCACCGCGCTGGGCGCGCTGCGTGACGCCGAGTACTGCTACGCCTCGAATGACGGGGCGAGCTGGTTGGTCGAGAGCTACGACAAACGTTGGTACCTCGACGGACGTACCGGCGCCGTACGACCGCTCGCCCCTCCGGCCAAGGGCGCGACGCTGTCCGGCGCCGGAAACCGCAGCTGCATCGGCAGCAGTGCGGGCTTGGTGTGTGTGCGCCACACCGACGAGCGTACGGAACGGGTCTGGAGTCGCCCGACCAGCGAGCGGATTGTCTTCGAAAGCAGCGGCTCCCACGCGATGGTCACGTTCGCGGAGAGCTCCGACGGGGTCTACTCGAGCTTCGCGCTGGTCGACTTCGAGACTCTAACGGTGCGCCGTCTTCGAGGTGCAAAGGCCCAGAGCGGCAGCTTGTTTGCGCTTTCGCCGGGCGCCAAGCTGCTGACCATCGGAAGCCGAAGCGGGCTCTACGCCTACGATCTCGAGCGCGCAAAAGTGCGCTTCGCGGCTCACAGCCCGCTGTTCGGCAACTTCGTGTTTCCGCACCACCCGCGCGTGCTCGTGGCGGGCACCGACGAACCGATGGATCTGTTCTTGGTCGACGTCCGCTAG
- a CDS encoding serine/threonine protein kinase, with amino-acid sequence MSETQRYHVIERIAAGGMAEVFRGESAGIEGFRKKVAIKRVLPKLSANREFIQMFLDEARLCAYLSHSKCVQVFDIGQGGGAHFIVMEFVDGADLKEVQDYLARHQQPMRIEVACRIAMDVCEGLSYAHAACDNSGRPLDIVHRDISPHNVLITRRGEVKLVDFGLAKASSHLTAEDEDIVKGKFGYLAPEVTLGQKADRRVDIFAAGILLWEMLAGRRLFLGESDVETFKLVRAAEIPDPRQFRPDIPEEVVRVAFKALAREPAQRYQNGDEYARDLGLVLRRLAQPVTYLDIAEIVELAADDRVKRRRAEGKAAGAEIGDLIIDTLHEFSGSPGSLASEALHATLGTPGIEAKEGAFEDPSGWGLDAMFEEAKQQAEAPAPARAPATVAAAVAPAPPRAAPPPPPRPAAAAAKPPAPEASAPADGEPPPPPRERMKTDEPKKDGPFWRRWFGS; translated from the coding sequence GTGAGTGAAACCCAGCGTTATCACGTGATCGAGCGGATCGCGGCCGGCGGCATGGCGGAGGTCTTTCGCGGCGAGAGCGCCGGCATCGAGGGCTTTCGCAAGAAGGTCGCCATCAAGCGCGTGCTGCCCAAGCTGAGCGCGAACCGCGAGTTCATTCAGATGTTCTTGGACGAAGCGCGCCTGTGCGCCTACCTGAGCCACAGCAAATGTGTGCAGGTGTTCGATATCGGCCAGGGCGGCGGCGCGCACTTCATCGTGATGGAGTTCGTCGACGGCGCGGACTTGAAAGAGGTCCAAGACTACCTGGCTCGGCACCAGCAGCCGATGCGAATCGAGGTCGCGTGTCGCATCGCAATGGATGTGTGCGAAGGGCTCTCTTATGCCCACGCGGCCTGTGACAACTCCGGGCGGCCACTCGACATCGTCCATCGCGACATCTCGCCGCACAACGTGCTGATCACCCGCCGGGGTGAGGTCAAGCTCGTGGACTTCGGATTGGCCAAGGCCAGCTCGCACCTGACTGCGGAGGACGAGGACATCGTCAAGGGCAAGTTCGGCTACCTCGCGCCCGAGGTCACGCTGGGTCAGAAGGCCGATCGACGCGTCGACATCTTCGCCGCGGGGATCTTGTTGTGGGAGATGCTCGCCGGGCGGCGGCTCTTCCTGGGTGAGAGCGACGTCGAGACCTTCAAACTCGTGCGTGCCGCGGAGATCCCCGACCCGCGCCAGTTCCGGCCGGACATTCCGGAAGAGGTCGTGCGTGTGGCGTTCAAAGCCCTGGCTCGCGAGCCCGCGCAGCGTTACCAGAACGGCGACGAATACGCGCGGGATCTGGGGCTGGTGCTGCGCCGTCTGGCGCAGCCGGTGACCTATCTCGACATCGCGGAAATCGTGGAGCTAGCCGCCGACGACCGGGTGAAGCGGCGGCGCGCCGAGGGCAAGGCGGCGGGGGCGGAGATTGGCGATCTGATCATCGATACGCTGCACGAGTTCTCGGGCTCGCCAGGCAGCCTGGCGTCCGAGGCGCTGCACGCAACCCTCGGTACCCCGGGCATCGAGGCCAAGGAAGGCGCCTTCGAAGACCCGAGTGGCTGGGGACTCGACGCGATGTTCGAGGAGGCCAAACAACAAGCGGAAGCGCCTGCGCCTGCGCGCGCACCCGCTACGGTCGCCGCCGCGGTCGCCCCCGCGCCTCCGCGCGCCGCCCCACCGCCGCCGCCCAGGCCGGCGGCAGCGGCCGCAAAGCCGCCAGCCCCCGAGGCCTCAGCGCCCGCCGACGGCGAGCCTCCGCCCCCACCGCGCGAGCGCATGAAGACAGACGAACCCAAGAAGGATGGCCCCTTCTGGCGTCGTTGGTTCGGAAGCTGA
- a CDS encoding DUF1501 domain-containing protein — protein sequence MDNEAFLTKLGSKLTVLNGVDTSTNNHDAGNRTMWSGRISEGYPTLGALIAGVRAPDKPMAFISSGGYDSTQNIVPLTRVSSVATLKKVAFPNVVDPNNLAGDKYHTQGTFDRIAAAQAARIASLRERQRLPTIQRSMSGLLTARVSENELQNLQIPTSLVDLPGNQLNDLERMLQQAQLAIAAFKSGLAVAANVSLGGFDTHGSHDINQRRQLAKFLYALSFINDEAAANGLGNKIVVLAASDFGRGPHYNATNTTAGKDHWSITSFLAMGPGIAGNRAIGGTTEDAQKPKNIDPNSLAVVDGDAGVRLRPEHIHRALRNVAQVAGTELDKQFQLPGEDLPLFG from the coding sequence ATGGACAACGAGGCGTTCCTGACCAAGCTTGGCAGCAAGCTCACGGTCCTGAACGGCGTCGACACCTCGACCAACAACCACGACGCGGGCAACCGCACCATGTGGTCCGGGCGGATCTCCGAAGGGTATCCGACGCTCGGGGCGTTGATCGCCGGGGTGCGCGCGCCGGACAAACCCATGGCCTTCATCTCGAGCGGCGGTTACGACTCGACCCAGAACATCGTGCCGCTGACGCGCGTCAGCAGCGTCGCGACACTGAAGAAGGTCGCCTTCCCCAACGTCGTCGACCCCAACAACCTGGCGGGCGACAAGTACCACACCCAAGGCACCTTCGATCGCATCGCGGCAGCACAGGCGGCGCGCATCGCGTCACTCCGCGAGCGCCAACGCCTGCCCACGATCCAGCGTTCGATGAGCGGCTTGCTGACGGCGCGCGTGTCCGAGAACGAGCTGCAGAACCTGCAGATCCCGACGAGTTTGGTCGATCTGCCGGGCAACCAGCTGAACGACCTCGAGCGCATGCTGCAGCAAGCGCAGCTCGCGATCGCTGCCTTCAAGTCGGGCCTGGCTGTAGCAGCCAACGTGAGCCTAGGCGGCTTCGACACCCACGGCAGTCACGACATCAATCAGCGCCGACAGCTGGCGAAGTTCCTGTACGCTTTGTCGTTCATCAACGACGAGGCCGCTGCCAATGGCCTCGGCAACAAGATCGTGGTGCTCGCAGCCAGCGATTTCGGCCGCGGCCCTCACTACAACGCCACCAACACCACCGCCGGCAAGGACCATTGGTCCATCACCAGCTTCCTGGCGATGGGCCCTGGCATCGCAGGCAACCGGGCCATCGGCGGGACCACCGAAGACGCGCAAAAGCCCAAGAACATCGACCCCAATTCGCTGGCGGTGGTGGACGGGGACGCGGGGGTTCGGCTGCGGCCGGAGCACATTCACCGTGCGCTCCGCAATGTGGCTCAGGTCGCCGGCACCGAGCTCGACAAACAGTTCCAGCTGCCGGGAGAGGATCTCCCGCTATTTGGCTGA
- a CDS encoding GH92 family glycosyl hydrolase gives MRRAPFMLLLLSSAALVACGEDGEDLPEPELVRADLFAAIEPAIGTAGVGFAVGSTYPGPAVPFAMIHPSQDTRTESGAASFYHCSGYYADDAFIRAFSLLHFEGTGVPDYGTFGILPTSGMTDAKRSEAGHMIGFDKASEVMKPGYYAVTLSDGIRVELTSSRRAAIFRFTFAEGQDPVLLLDLDHRLEGEITAADVSLDAAAKGFSAHVRHIGNMTGSAGGYDLFARGVLDVQPEAVGTFDGAGLHAGQTAANGTPLGAWLGFPKGTTRVNLRIAVSFVDAVGAAGNLAAEAPSFDFDGMRAASEAEWRTVTDRLELWGASDYDTKIMGTALYHANLMPTLMSDSDGRHVNVSGGIAAGSRRRYNDFSLWDTYRTLHPWLLLGEDEHNADFAASLADMAKEGGAVPVWGIAHGDSRTMIGSPGEIVLSESALKGVSFDDEQSAYELARVSAFGPAPGPVGGRDADVTAYIDKGYVPSDVTNGSVAKTQEYAVADAALALWAEKLGRGDDASTLGKRGRSYAALYDSGSGFFRGKKSDGSWAPFGDPGAMDKMFVEGNAWHYLWMAPHDPEGLAESLGGEQQALERLREFFALSEEDTPIVGVRTHYWASNEPDIGAPWLFAAWGSPGESYRWVDWAVTTLYGDGVDGLPGNDDGGTMSAWLLFAGTGLYPLPGTDRYIVSMPRYPKVVLHRASGDLTFLVSPAPKLGMKPKRVTLDGAPLAGRTLTHAELSGTHELRFTLVNE, from the coding sequence ATGCGGCGCGCCCCGTTCATGCTCCTCTTGCTCTCGAGCGCCGCGCTCGTCGCTTGCGGCGAAGACGGCGAAGATCTCCCCGAGCCGGAGCTCGTTCGGGCGGACTTGTTCGCGGCCATCGAGCCCGCGATCGGCACGGCGGGTGTGGGCTTCGCGGTCGGCTCGACCTACCCGGGGCCGGCCGTCCCGTTCGCGATGATCCATCCGAGCCAGGACACCCGCACCGAGAGCGGCGCGGCGAGCTTCTATCACTGCTCGGGTTATTACGCCGACGACGCCTTCATCCGCGCGTTCTCGCTGCTTCACTTCGAGGGCACCGGTGTGCCCGACTACGGGACCTTTGGCATCTTGCCCACTTCGGGCATGACCGACGCCAAGCGTTCGGAGGCCGGCCACATGATCGGCTTCGACAAAGCGAGCGAGGTGATGAAACCGGGCTACTACGCTGTGACGCTCAGCGACGGCATCCGGGTCGAGCTCACCTCCAGCCGACGGGCCGCGATTTTCCGCTTCACGTTCGCGGAAGGGCAAGATCCCGTCTTGCTCCTCGACCTCGATCACCGACTCGAGGGCGAGATCACCGCCGCCGACGTCAGCCTGGACGCGGCCGCGAAGGGATTCAGCGCCCACGTGCGTCACATTGGCAACATGACCGGCTCGGCCGGCGGCTACGATCTGTTTGCGCGAGGTGTACTCGACGTTCAGCCCGAGGCAGTCGGGACCTTCGATGGCGCGGGTCTGCACGCCGGACAGACCGCAGCGAATGGCACACCCCTCGGCGCATGGCTCGGGTTCCCCAAGGGTACGACCCGCGTGAACCTGCGCATCGCAGTCAGCTTCGTCGACGCAGTTGGAGCGGCCGGCAACCTCGCGGCCGAGGCGCCGAGCTTCGACTTCGATGGCATGCGAGCCGCATCCGAGGCCGAGTGGAGGACTGTCACCGATCGCCTCGAGCTGTGGGGGGCCAGCGATTACGACACCAAGATCATGGGTACCGCGCTCTATCACGCGAACCTGATGCCCACGTTGATGAGTGACAGCGACGGGCGCCACGTGAACGTCTCGGGCGGGATCGCCGCGGGCTCACGCCGCCGTTACAACGATTTTTCCCTGTGGGACACCTATCGCACGCTGCACCCCTGGTTGCTCTTGGGCGAGGACGAGCACAACGCCGACTTCGCCGCGTCGCTGGCGGACATGGCAAAAGAGGGCGGCGCGGTGCCGGTCTGGGGCATCGCCCACGGCGACTCGCGCACGATGATCGGCTCGCCGGGCGAGATCGTACTGAGTGAGTCGGCGCTGAAGGGGGTGAGCTTCGACGACGAGCAGAGCGCCTACGAGCTTGCTCGCGTGAGCGCGTTCGGGCCCGCGCCGGGTCCCGTCGGCGGGCGCGACGCGGACGTCACCGCTTACATCGACAAGGGGTACGTGCCCTCGGACGTCACGAACGGCTCGGTGGCCAAGACCCAGGAGTACGCCGTTGCCGACGCAGCGCTAGCGCTCTGGGCCGAGAAGCTCGGGCGCGGCGACGACGCGAGCACCCTCGGCAAACGCGGTCGCAGCTATGCCGCGCTCTACGACTCGGGCAGCGGCTTCTTCCGCGGCAAGAAGAGCGACGGCAGCTGGGCACCGTTCGGTGATCCGGGGGCGATGGACAAGATGTTCGTGGAGGGCAACGCCTGGCACTACCTGTGGATGGCGCCTCACGATCCCGAGGGTTTGGCCGAGAGCCTGGGCGGGGAGCAGCAAGCCCTCGAGCGGCTGCGAGAGTTCTTCGCTCTGAGTGAGGAAGACACCCCCATCGTCGGTGTTCGCACCCACTACTGGGCCAGCAACGAGCCCGACATCGGCGCGCCGTGGCTGTTCGCGGCCTGGGGCTCACCGGGGGAGAGCTACCGCTGGGTGGACTGGGCCGTGACGACGCTCTACGGCGACGGCGTCGATGGCCTTCCCGGCAACGACGACGGCGGAACGATGAGCGCATGGCTGCTGTTCGCAGGCACAGGGCTGTATCCACTGCCGGGCACGGATCGCTACATCGTGTCCATGCCGCGCTACCCGAAGGTGGTGCTGCACCGAGCGAGCGGGGATCTCACGTTCCTGGTGTCGCCTGCCCCGAAGCTCGGGATGAAACCGAAACGAGTGACCTTGGACGGCGCACCGCTCGCGGGGCGCACGCTGACCCACGCGGAGCTCAGCGGGACCCACGAGCTCCGCTTCACGCTCGTCAACGAGTGA
- a CDS encoding DUF1588 domain-containing protein, with protein MRRPNRSEHGAAWLSTTRLVALVVATGAGLSGSGCSSDPDPIGKGGAGGTGTTGQCLSSREYFAEKLWAPVLNKVCVKCHAPDGVATEEGSELLLLPSAYPGFLDANLESVVALANTEVDGQSKLLQKPLGGLKHGGGKQLEPDSAEYKALEQFVKTLPALEKCVGQGSAMSFDDVAQLDALKTLRKATLELAGRLPNPDEIQAVVAGGEAALGPALMEVMKEDAFYDRIKEIFNDLYLTDRYMGYSSYAPNLLNKTHYPNAGTAWFDNLADAEKVKANRALAREPLELVAHIVKNDKPFTDVVAANYTVMNPYSAKIYNAKLTFKNPNDENDFQEGQIIAFGDTTKGEPAQMNIPHAGVLTSPIWLNRFPTTPTNRNRHRARMILKLFLATDILRIAERPIDPTLSTAYPNPTREDKSCNVCHRMLDPIAGSFQKFDDNDQEKYEPGNTWHQEMFPPGYGKEVMATSDYATALPWLAEHVVADPRFSLSAVYTMYTALTGQNALEYPPDAAAATFTQDLAAWSAQDALFRRIGDTFVKENFNLKVVVREIVLSPYFRGHNTKVDVSADRSAELAGVGTGRLIIPEVMSRKIRAITGLPWGKGVGYYKTDYLGSDYRILYGGIDSDDVTQRLSSPNGVMANVGWRMANEVACQTTAWDLSIDDTSQRFLFPYVDVKDTPESNATAIKKNIQYLHAHILGEALELGDPELERTYKLFVETRDEGKAAITAKSLTEDLVYSCRARKNPYTDADLPTADRLEKDPDYTVRAWMAVITYLLSDFHFLYE; from the coding sequence ATGCGACGACCCAATCGGTCTGAACACGGCGCAGCCTGGCTCTCGACGACGCGGCTCGTCGCGTTGGTCGTGGCGACCGGGGCTGGCCTCTCCGGCTCGGGTTGCAGCAGCGACCCGGATCCAATCGGCAAGGGCGGCGCCGGCGGCACCGGAACCACGGGGCAGTGCCTCAGCTCCCGGGAGTACTTCGCGGAGAAGCTGTGGGCGCCGGTCCTGAACAAGGTGTGTGTGAAGTGTCACGCCCCCGACGGTGTCGCGACCGAAGAGGGCTCGGAGTTGTTGCTCCTACCGTCGGCGTACCCGGGGTTCCTGGACGCGAATCTGGAGAGCGTGGTGGCGCTCGCCAACACCGAGGTCGACGGCCAGAGCAAACTCTTGCAGAAGCCGCTCGGCGGCCTGAAACACGGCGGCGGAAAACAGCTCGAGCCAGACAGCGCCGAGTACAAAGCCCTCGAACAGTTCGTTAAGACCCTGCCAGCGCTGGAAAAGTGCGTCGGACAGGGCTCGGCGATGTCCTTCGACGACGTCGCACAGCTCGACGCCTTGAAGACGCTTCGCAAGGCTACGCTGGAGCTTGCGGGTCGCCTGCCGAACCCGGACGAAATTCAGGCGGTGGTCGCCGGGGGAGAAGCGGCGCTCGGTCCCGCGCTGATGGAGGTGATGAAAGAGGACGCCTTCTACGACCGCATCAAGGAGATCTTCAACGACCTCTACTTGACTGATCGGTACATGGGGTACTCGAGCTACGCGCCGAACCTGCTGAACAAAACCCACTACCCGAACGCCGGAACGGCCTGGTTCGACAACCTCGCCGACGCCGAAAAGGTGAAGGCAAATCGCGCGCTCGCCCGGGAGCCCCTCGAGCTCGTCGCGCACATCGTCAAGAACGACAAGCCGTTCACCGACGTCGTCGCCGCGAACTACACGGTGATGAACCCGTACTCGGCCAAGATCTACAACGCCAAGCTCACATTCAAGAACCCGAACGACGAGAATGACTTCCAGGAGGGCCAGATCATCGCCTTCGGCGACACCACCAAGGGTGAGCCGGCGCAGATGAACATTCCCCACGCCGGCGTGCTGACGAGCCCGATTTGGTTGAATCGTTTCCCGACCACGCCCACGAACCGGAACCGGCACCGCGCGCGCATGATCTTGAAGCTGTTCTTGGCGACGGACATCTTGCGCATCGCCGAGCGCCCCATCGACCCGACCTTGTCGACGGCGTATCCGAACCCGACCCGCGAGGACAAGAGCTGCAACGTCTGCCACCGTATGCTCGACCCCATCGCGGGGTCGTTCCAGAAGTTCGACGACAACGACCAGGAGAAGTACGAGCCGGGCAACACCTGGCACCAGGAGATGTTCCCGCCGGGTTACGGCAAAGAGGTGATGGCGACCAGCGACTACGCGACGGCCCTGCCCTGGCTCGCCGAACACGTCGTCGCCGACCCGCGCTTCTCTCTGTCCGCCGTCTACACCATGTACACGGCGCTCACCGGGCAGAACGCGCTCGAGTATCCACCGGACGCCGCCGCTGCCACGTTCACGCAAGATCTGGCCGCATGGAGCGCTCAGGACGCGCTCTTCCGCCGCATCGGCGACACCTTCGTGAAGGAGAACTTCAACTTGAAGGTGGTCGTCCGAGAGATCGTGCTGTCCCCCTACTTCCGCGGCCACAACACCAAGGTCGACGTCTCGGCTGACCGGAGCGCGGAGCTGGCCGGCGTCGGCACCGGCCGCCTGATCATCCCCGAGGTGATGTCGCGGAAGATCCGCGCGATCACCGGCCTGCCCTGGGGCAAGGGTGTGGGTTATTACAAGACCGACTACCTGGGCTCGGACTACCGCATCCTCTATGGCGGCATCGATTCCGACGACGTGACCCAGCGCCTCTCATCACCGAACGGGGTCATGGCCAATGTCGGCTGGCGCATGGCGAACGAGGTGGCGTGCCAGACCACGGCCTGGGACCTGTCGATCGACGACACGTCGCAGCGCTTCCTGTTCCCCTACGTGGATGTGAAGGACACGCCGGAGTCGAACGCCACCGCGATCAAGAAGAACATCCAGTACCTGCACGCCCACATACTGGGCGAGGCCCTGGAGCTTGGGGACCCGGAGCTGGAGCGGACCTACAAACTCTTCGTCGAGACTCGCGACGAAGGCAAAGCCGCCATCACCGCCAAGAGCTTGACCGAGGATCTCGTGTACTCCTGCCGAGCGCGCAAGAACCCCTACACCGATGCGGACCTACCCACCGCCGACCGTCTGGAGAAGGATCCAGATTACACGGTGCGAGCTTGGATGGCCGTCATCACCTACCTCTTGTCCGACTTCCACTTCTTGTACGAGTGA
- a CDS encoding SAM-dependent methyltransferase has protein sequence MVPEDHRPSRVVHHGDGVAWLAASALPETHAVVTSMPDSSELSSLAFPAWQAWFVDTAALAMRQIAERSVAIFFQTDVKRDGRWIDKGYLVAKGAEQAGAELLWHKVVCRAPAGTSTFGRPAYAHLSCFSRGLRLDPAESFADVLPRLGHMPWPRAMGVEACSAVCRFLLKSTACTTVVDPFCGIGTLLAVANAHGLDAIGVERSGKRASRARTLELPLT, from the coding sequence ATGGTGCCTGAAGACCACAGACCGTCCCGGGTCGTCCACCACGGCGACGGAGTGGCGTGGCTTGCCGCGAGCGCGCTACCGGAAACGCACGCCGTCGTCACTTCGATGCCGGACTCGTCGGAGCTGTCGAGCCTCGCGTTCCCTGCCTGGCAGGCCTGGTTCGTCGACACCGCCGCCCTCGCGATGCGACAGATCGCGGAGCGCTCGGTCGCAATCTTCTTTCAGACCGACGTCAAGCGCGACGGGCGCTGGATTGACAAAGGGTACTTGGTCGCAAAGGGTGCCGAGCAGGCCGGCGCGGAGCTCTTGTGGCACAAGGTCGTCTGCCGCGCACCGGCCGGCACTTCGACCTTCGGGCGCCCCGCGTACGCCCACCTCTCGTGCTTTTCCCGTGGGCTCCGCCTGGATCCAGCCGAGTCGTTTGCCGACGTGCTGCCGCGCCTGGGTCACATGCCCTGGCCGCGCGCGATGGGCGTCGAGGCCTGCTCGGCGGTGTGTCGATTTCTGCTGAAGAGCACCGCGTGTACGACGGTGGTCGATCCGTTCTGCGGCATCGGCACGTTGCTCGCGGTGGCCAACGCTCACGGCCTCGATGCGATCGGCGTGGAGCGCTCGGGCAAACGAGCGAGCCGCGCCCGCACTCTCGAGCTCCCCCTGACTTGA